Proteins encoded in a region of the Sander lucioperca isolate FBNREF2018 chromosome 4, SLUC_FBN_1.2, whole genome shotgun sequence genome:
- the dand5 gene encoding DAN domain family member 5, which yields MAFTISLVILSSWTAVAFTFPQNTFDNIIKGSRVEFESSGSGPDEPVRGIVKVVQLDPRALAHSGFFRGGLTPRSVPSLSSRLSFPAFLSHGRPGLAPVPRTPVSPLHHLHPKSPTAMELKKRQGLQMWQRAINKGEKMSTSLPVNLKDTKQTCTAVPFTQRVTTDGCSTVTVHNKLCFGQCSSLFVPSEGEFAGLGTGTGSLHHRTPCSRCAPSKAHTVVVPLHCGAKVREKRVMVVEECKCETGQEEKSAMAVHP from the exons ATGGCTTTCACTATCAGCCTTGTCATTTTGTCTAGTTGGACAGCTGTAGCTTTTACATTTCCTCAGAATACTTTTGACAACATTATCAAAGGCTCAAGAGTCGAATTTGAATCATCTGGCAGCGGACCGGATGAACCTGTCCGGGGAATAGTGAAGGTTGTGCAGCTGGACCCTCGTGCCCTGGCCCACTCAGGGTTCTTCAGAGGGGGGCTGACCCCCAGAAGTGTCCCCTCCCTCAGCTCCAGATTGTCCTTTCCTGCTTTCTTGTCTCATGGGCGTCCAGGTCTGGCCCCGGTCCCCAGGACCCCAGTGAGTCCACTGCACCACCTGCACCCTAAAAGCCCCACTGCGATGGAACTAAAGAAGAGGCAAGGCCTGCAGATGTGGCAGAGAGCCATAAATAAAGGAGAGAAAATGAGCACGTCCCTGCCAGTAAACCTGAAGGACACTAAACAGACGTGCACTGCTGTACCTTTCACTCAG CGTGTGACAACAGACGGATGCAGCACCGTAACAGTGCACAACAAGCTGTGTTTCGGCCAGTGCAGCTCCCTGTTTGTCCCATCTGAAGGGGAGTTTGCCGGGCTGGGTACTGGCACAGGGTCCCTCCACCACCGGACCCCCTGCTCCCGCTGCGCCCCATCCAAAGCTCACACTGTGGTTGTGCCCCTGCACTGTGGAGCCAAGGTCCGGGAGAAGCGAGTGATGGTGGTGGAGGAGTGCAAATGTGAGACGGGCCAAGAGGAAAAGAGTGCTATGGCCGTACACCCGTAA
- the rab3da gene encoding RAB3D, member RAS oncogene family, a produces the protein MALARDAGAGQEQRDAADQNFDYMFKLLIIGNSSVGKTSFLFRFADDSFTSAFVSTVGIDFKVKTIYRNDKRVKLQIWDTAGQERYRTITTAYYRGAMGFLLMYDITSQETFCAVQDWATQIKTYSWGNAQVVLLGNKLDLEEDRQVPTEDAQRLATELGFEFFETSAKDNINVKQVFEKLVDVICEKMNESVNGDASLLANHKEACLKETPRSSTGGCAC, from the exons ATGGCACTAGCCAGAGATGCAGGGGCGGGCCAGGAACAGAGAGATGCAGCCGACCAAAACTTTGACTACATGTTTAAGCTGCTGATCATCGGCAACAGCAGCGTGGGAAAGACCTCCTTCCTGTTCCGCTTTGCAGATGACTCCTTCACTTCAGCCTTTGTCAGCACAGTGGGCATCGACTTCAAAGTCAAGACCATCTACAGGAACGACAAGAGGGTCAAACTTCAGATCTGG GACACAGCAGGGCAGGAGCGCTACCGGACCATCACCACAGCTTACTACAGAGGAGCCATGGGATTCCTGCTAATGTATGATATCACAAGCCAGGAGACGTTCTGTGCTGTACAGGACTG GGCAACCCAGATCAAGACGTACTCGTGGGGCAACGCTCAAGTAGTGCTGTTAGGCAATAAGCTGGACTTGGAAGAGGACAGGCAGGTCCCCACTGAAGATGCCCAAAGACTGGCTACAGAGCTCG gcTTTGAGTTCTTTGAGACCAGTGCCAAAGACAACATCAACGTGAAGCAGGTTTTTGAGAAGCTTGTGGACGTCATCTGCGAGAAGATGAACGAGAGTGTCAACGGCGATGCCAGtctgttagccaatcacaaggagGCCTGCCTGAAGGAGACGCCCCGCAGCAGCACGGGTGGCTGCGCGTGCTGA
- the LOC116040517 gene encoding tetraspanin-1-like, with protein MCCSGFLKIMMFVFNGGIFLAGAVILGVGVWVKVDSGSLLGILDTLEDAPSGLSQLVNVSYLLMAVGAVLLVIGFLGCCGAVRESRCMLLTFFSIVLIIFLIEVAGAVVLLVFQGLADQLFQSLEKEVKTSIGKEYGRSDSFTSLWNATMEEFKCCGFKNYTDFDGSPFYNDHGRDVYPHTCCNTTITVGACNTNEASRSMIDGCFDKLLQLIEDNALIIAIVVLAIAAFEIAAMVVSMVLYKQIGNKA; from the exons ATGTGTTGCTCTGGCTTTCTCAAAATTATGATGTTTGTCTTCAATGGCGGCATCTTT TTGGCAGGTGCAGTCATCCTGGGTGTGGGAGTGTGGGTGAAGGTGGATAGTGGTTCTCTGCTAGGTATACTGGATACCTTGGAGGACGCTCCATCTGGGTTATCCCAGCTGGTCAACGTCAGCTACCTGCTCATGGCAGTGGGGGCCGTGCTGCTGGTCATTGGCTTCCTGGGCTGCTGCGGAGCTGTCAGGGAGAGCCGGTGTATGCTGCTGACG TTCTTTAGCATTGTGCTGATTATCTTCCTAATCGAGGTTGCAGGAGCTGTGGTGCTGCTGGTCTTCCAGGGTTTG GCTGATCAGCTTTTTCAGAGTCTGGAGAAAGAAGTCAAAACAAGCATTGGAAAAGAGTATGGACGCAGTGACAGCTTCACCTCCCTTTGGAACGCCACCATGGAGGAG TTTAAGTGCTGCGGATTCAAAAACTACACCGATTTTGATGGCTCCCCTTTTTACAATGACCATGGAAGAGATGTTTATCCACACACATGTTGCAATACAACCATTACCGTGGGCGCATGCAATACAAACGAAGCAAGTCGTTCG ATGATTGATGGCTGCTTTGACAAGCTGCTGCAGCTGATAGAGGACAACGCTCTCATCATTGCAATTGTGGTTCTAGCAATCGCTGCTTTTGAG ATTGCTGCCATGGTGGTTTCGATGGTTCTCTACAAGCAGATTGGCAACAAGgcgtga